A DNA window from Altererythrobacter sp. B11 contains the following coding sequences:
- a CDS encoding tail tape measure protein, giving the protein MDDEIETLLVDVRATTDGFRADMETMRGALDSTLVDGFARAGNVLESGLLSAIRRGGLGFDELKRTAIQTMDQIAAEALKAGLGGLFSPTGGGGAGAVLSGALGALLGLPGRATGGPVSPGSAYVVGERGPELFVPTSAGRVEAPAARGRDVQVSIRLAAPKGTAAPAALQRSARQVASSVRRALRDF; this is encoded by the coding sequence ATGGATGACGAGATCGAGACCCTGCTGGTGGACGTGCGCGCCACCACCGATGGCTTCCGCGCCGACATGGAAACCATGCGCGGCGCGCTGGACAGCACGCTGGTGGATGGCTTCGCCCGTGCGGGCAATGTGCTGGAATCCGGGCTGCTTTCCGCCATCCGGCGCGGCGGGCTGGGCTTTGACGAGCTGAAGCGCACCGCCATCCAGACCATGGACCAGATCGCGGCAGAGGCGCTGAAGGCCGGGCTGGGCGGGCTGTTCTCACCCACCGGCGGCGGCGGCGCGGGCGCGGTGCTGAGCGGTGCGCTGGGCGCGCTGCTGGGGCTGCCGGGCCGTGCCACGGGCGGGCCGGTATCACCCGGGAGCGCCTATGTGGTGGGCGAGCGGGGGCCGGAACTGTTCGTGCCCACCTCCGCCGGCCGGGTGGAGGCGCCAGCGGCGCGTGGGCGCGACGTGCAGGTTTCCATCCGCCTCGCCGCGCCGAAAGGCACCGCCGCCCCGGCGGCCCTGCAGCGCAGCGCCCGGCAGGTGGCGAGTTCCGTCCGCCGCGCGCTGCGCGATTTCTAG
- a CDS encoding spinster family MFS transporter: MAEPGQDRPVPAYSWYALGVLSLVYLVNFVDRQILSILANDIKADLGLDDAQLGFLYGTAFAIFYALFGIPLGRLADGWSRTRLLAIGLALWSCMTMLSGFARNGATLALARIGVGVGEATASPCAYSLIGDWFPPRRRATALAIYSAGLFLGSGLSLVLGGAIVESWNAAWPAGAPLGLAGWQAAFLAVGLPGLPLAIWVLSLREPERGAQEGEVATQRPGGWGAFGRQVLGILPPLTFIAAARRGKRALLPNLTVAGLLAIAAWLAGHATGNAAQFWFVAVGAYAVFSWSMGLKEEDPATYRLTWGTPAFVAIVLVYGAESFVGYTVTYWAAPYAERVFAIDKGALGWLLGAPAAVGGFLGVIGGGWLADWLSLRMASGRLVVVAAAFVLIVPLVLLGYTTADATTFLTCAFLLQMVTSATLGASAAASQALVLPHMRGTATAIFFLGSTLVGLAFGPFTAGFVSEATGSLATGVIATLVAVPFGLLMLWVAMRHGPRSEATRHLRAEEAQA, from the coding sequence ATGGCCGAGCCCGGGCAGGATCGCCCCGTTCCGGCCTACAGCTGGTACGCGCTGGGGGTGCTGAGCCTGGTCTATCTGGTCAATTTCGTCGACCGGCAGATCCTTTCGATCCTCGCCAACGACATCAAGGCCGATCTCGGGCTCGACGATGCGCAGCTCGGCTTCCTCTACGGCACGGCCTTCGCGATCTTCTATGCGCTGTTCGGCATTCCGCTGGGTCGGCTGGCCGATGGGTGGAGCCGCACGCGGCTGCTCGCAATCGGTCTCGCGCTGTGGTCCTGCATGACCATGCTGTCCGGCTTCGCGCGCAATGGCGCCACGCTGGCGCTGGCGCGCATCGGCGTGGGGGTGGGGGAAGCGACCGCGAGCCCCTGCGCCTATTCGCTGATCGGGGACTGGTTCCCGCCGCGCCGCCGGGCGACCGCGCTGGCGATCTATTCCGCCGGCCTGTTCCTGGGTAGCGGCCTGTCGCTGGTGCTGGGCGGGGCCATCGTCGAAAGCTGGAATGCGGCTTGGCCTGCCGGCGCGCCGCTCGGCCTCGCCGGCTGGCAGGCTGCCTTCCTTGCGGTGGGATTGCCCGGCCTGCCCCTGGCAATCTGGGTGCTGTCGCTGCGCGAGCCGGAGCGTGGCGCGCAGGAGGGAGAGGTGGCGACGCAGCGGCCCGGCGGATGGGGCGCCTTCGGCCGGCAAGTGCTCGGCATTCTGCCGCCGCTGACCTTCATCGCTGCGGCGCGCAGGGGCAAGCGCGCTCTGCTGCCGAACCTGACCGTCGCTGGCCTGCTGGCGATCGCCGCATGGCTGGCGGGGCATGCCACGGGTAATGCGGCGCAATTCTGGTTCGTCGCGGTCGGCGCCTACGCCGTGTTCAGCTGGTCGATGGGCCTGAAGGAGGAGGATCCGGCGACCTATCGGCTGACCTGGGGTACGCCGGCCTTCGTGGCGATCGTCCTTGTCTATGGCGCGGAATCCTTCGTGGGCTACACCGTCACCTATTGGGCGGCCCCCTATGCGGAGCGGGTGTTCGCCATCGACAAGGGGGCACTCGGCTGGCTGCTGGGCGCACCGGCTGCAGTGGGCGGTTTCCTCGGCGTGATCGGCGGCGGCTGGCTGGCGGACTGGCTGAGCCTGCGGATGGCCAGCGGCAGGCTGGTGGTGGTGGCGGCGGCGTTCGTGCTGATCGTCCCGCTGGTCCTGCTCGGCTATACCACCGCCGATGCCACCACTTTCCTGACATGCGCCTTCCTGCTGCAGATGGTCACTTCGGCCACGCTGGGCGCCTCGGCGGCGGCCAGCCAGGCACTCGTCCTCCCGCATATGCGCGGCACGGCCACGGCGATTTTCTTCCTCGGCAGCACGCTGGTGGGGCTCGCTTTCGGCCCCTTCACCGCCGGTTTCGTTTCGGAGGCCACGGGCAGCCTTGCGACGGGGGTGATCGCCACGCTGGTCGCGGTCCCCTTCGGCCTCCTGATGCTGTGGGTGGCGATGCGCCACGGGCCGCGAAGCGAGGCCACGCGGCATCTCCGGGCGGAGGAGGCGCAAGCCTGA
- a CDS encoding phage tail tube protein codes for MTAQKGSAFLLKIGDGGAPPVYRTVAGLRTTQMSINGDPVVVTHKQSGGWRELLSGAGTRSVSVSAAGIFLGSEAEGALRGHALAGTLDDYELSFEDGEKLRGRFLVQRLDYAGDFNGERNYTLQLESSGAVAPA; via the coding sequence ATGACCGCGCAGAAGGGCTCTGCCTTCCTCCTCAAGATCGGCGATGGCGGCGCACCGCCCGTCTATCGCACCGTGGCCGGGCTGCGGACCACGCAGATGTCCATCAATGGCGATCCGGTGGTCGTCACCCACAAGCAATCGGGCGGCTGGCGCGAACTGCTTTCGGGCGCCGGCACGCGCTCCGTCTCGGTCAGCGCGGCGGGCATCTTTCTGGGCAGCGAGGCCGAGGGCGCACTGCGCGGCCATGCGCTGGCCGGCACGCTGGACGATTACGAACTGTCCTTCGAGGATGGCGAGAAGCTGCGCGGCCGCTTTCTGGTGCAGCGACTGGACTATGCCGGCGATTTCAACGGCGAGCGCAATTATACGCTGCAGCTGGAAAGCTCCGGCGCGGTGGCCCCGGCATGA
- a CDS encoding DUF2793 domain-containing protein — protein MSDPVTFTSASARYGLPFLFAGQSQKEFTVNEAHALADMLLHPVVEGEADDPPESPAEGECWLIGAAPSGSWTDHAGELACHQAGNWIFATPREGLRVHDRGAGRDMRYLAGWQAAAAVPAPVGGLIVDSQARIAIGQLIDALVTSGILPAGPA, from the coding sequence ATGTCCGATCCCGTCACCTTTACGTCGGCCAGCGCGCGCTATGGCCTGCCCTTCCTGTTCGCCGGCCAGTCGCAGAAGGAATTCACTGTCAACGAGGCTCACGCCCTGGCCGACATGCTGCTGCACCCGGTGGTAGAGGGGGAGGCGGATGATCCGCCGGAGTCCCCGGCCGAGGGCGAATGCTGGCTAATCGGCGCCGCACCGAGTGGGAGCTGGACCGACCATGCTGGGGAATTGGCCTGCCATCAGGCGGGCAATTGGATCTTCGCCACCCCGCGCGAGGGGCTGCGTGTGCACGATCGCGGCGCCGGGCGGGACATGCGCTATCTGGCGGGCTGGCAGGCCGCGGCCGCGGTGCCGGCGCCCGTTGGCGGCCTGATCGTGGACTCACAGGCGCGCATCGCGATCGGCCAATTGATCGACGCGCTGGTGACGAGCGGCATATTGCCGGCGGGACCGGCGTAA
- a CDS encoding DUF3168 domain-containing protein has product METDLRTALIEWLRADPALSARVNTVEEEAPLRAAAPWLGIAASASTDWGTKDRCGREVRLALELHCRGDDPAACAEAVHAIEMRIEAMPPIQPGFAIASCTFLRGRAERRPGNIRAVLIEYRFRLLSHP; this is encoded by the coding sequence ATGGAAACTGACCTGCGCACCGCGCTGATCGAATGGCTGCGCGCCGACCCCGCCCTCTCCGCCCGCGTGAATACGGTAGAAGAGGAGGCACCCCTGCGCGCCGCCGCGCCCTGGCTGGGCATCGCCGCCAGCGCGAGCACCGACTGGGGCACCAAGGACCGCTGCGGGCGCGAAGTGCGTCTGGCGCTGGAACTGCACTGCCGGGGCGACGACCCCGCCGCCTGTGCCGAGGCCGTGCACGCCATCGAGATGCGGATCGAGGCCATGCCGCCAATCCAGCCCGGCTTCGCCATCGCCAGCTGCACCTTCCTGCGCGGCCGGGCCGAACGGCGGCCGGGCAATATCCGCGCGGTGCTGATCGAATATCGCTTCCGCCTGCTTTCCCACCCCTGA
- a CDS encoding GTA baseplate fiber-binding domain-containing protein — translation MATLALTALGTVLGGPLGGAIGSLIGNQIDHAVIGSGQREGPRLKELAVTTSSYGSPIPRIFGTMRTPGTIIWATDLVESREKSGGGKGQPTVTTYSYSVSFAVALAARPILRLGRIWADGNLLRGAAGDLKVGGGLRVHAGHGDQAPDPLIASAIGSGCPAFRGTAYCVFESLQLAGFGNRIPALTFEVVADEGETTLVDMLAALPQPPKADRPLSGLAGFCDEGGPLSGMLATLDQLYPLTCGISGGSLAIGAGDTVPAAPPPLLPAAVTDPGGESFGAASGQLLRRAGERTAPAALRYYDIARDYQAGLQRAEGRTLPGRSGLIEFPGALAAADARRLANAAAERARRSVETLSWRMAEIDPALRPGAVVRVPGRAGHWRIESWEWRSGFIELALLRLPRGPARASPADPGQNLSPPDLLATPTALQAFELPWDGQGNGQARPIHAALSSSSVGWAGAALYERSGADLVPVGVSGPARSLVGTLVTPLAGSAAMMLDRAARCEVQLLSGDFVLASASPEMLANGANRALIGGEVLQFASALPLGGGRWELRGLLRGRGGTEAQAAAGHAPGAAFILLDGAPVVIDPAMLSTSSQPVLAAIGLADAEPVLSETVNAGLFLRPLTPVHPSLRRTENGHVTLRWTRRARGAWGWNDGVDVPLGEEAERYLVGLGDTGAPVLRWEIGEPVLEFTPEAWAELAASHAGHSLWVRQIGSFAVSDPLQLTVVT, via the coding sequence ATGGCAACTTTGGCACTTACCGCCCTCGGCACGGTTCTGGGCGGGCCGCTCGGCGGCGCGATCGGCTCGCTGATCGGCAATCAGATCGATCACGCGGTGATCGGTTCGGGGCAGCGCGAAGGCCCGCGGCTCAAGGAACTGGCCGTCACCACCTCCAGCTATGGCAGCCCGATTCCCCGCATCTTCGGCACCATGCGCACGCCGGGGACGATCATCTGGGCGACCGATCTGGTGGAAAGCCGCGAGAAGAGCGGCGGGGGGAAGGGGCAGCCCACCGTCACCACCTATTCCTATTCCGTATCCTTCGCCGTGGCGCTGGCGGCGCGGCCGATCCTTCGGCTGGGGCGCATCTGGGCCGACGGCAATTTGCTGCGCGGCGCGGCGGGCGACCTCAAGGTCGGGGGAGGGCTGCGGGTCCACGCCGGCCATGGCGATCAGGCGCCCGACCCGCTCATCGCCTCCGCCATCGGCAGCGGCTGCCCCGCCTTTCGCGGCACGGCCTATTGCGTGTTCGAATCGCTGCAGCTCGCCGGCTTCGGCAACCGCATCCCGGCGCTGACTTTCGAGGTGGTCGCCGACGAGGGCGAGACCACGCTGGTGGATATGCTGGCCGCCCTGCCGCAGCCGCCCAAGGCGGATCGACCGCTAAGCGGCCTTGCCGGTTTCTGCGACGAAGGCGGGCCGCTCTCCGGCATGCTGGCGACATTGGACCAACTCTATCCGCTGACCTGCGGCATCAGTGGGGGTTCGCTTGCCATCGGTGCGGGCGATACGGTGCCTGCCGCGCCGCCGCCGCTGCTGCCCGCCGCCGTCACCGATCCTGGCGGCGAGAGCTTCGGCGCCGCTTCGGGCCAGCTGCTGCGGCGCGCGGGGGAGCGGACCGCGCCTGCGGCGCTACGCTATTACGACATTGCGCGCGATTATCAGGCGGGGCTCCAGCGGGCGGAAGGACGTACGCTTCCCGGCCGCTCCGGCCTCATCGAATTTCCCGGCGCGCTGGCCGCCGCCGATGCCCGCCGCCTCGCCAATGCGGCCGCCGAGCGGGCCCGGCGCAGTGTGGAGACGCTGTCCTGGCGGATGGCGGAGATTGATCCCGCCCTCCGGCCCGGGGCCGTCGTGCGCGTGCCCGGCCGCGCGGGGCACTGGCGCATCGAAAGCTGGGAATGGCGCAGCGGCTTCATCGAACTGGCGCTGCTGCGCCTGCCGCGGGGGCCGGCCCGCGCCAGCCCGGCAGACCCGGGGCAGAACCTCTCGCCACCCGATCTGCTCGCCACGCCCACCGCGCTCCAGGCGTTCGAGCTCCCGTGGGACGGGCAGGGGAACGGGCAGGCTCGCCCGATCCACGCTGCCCTCTCCTCCAGCTCCGTCGGATGGGCCGGGGCGGCGCTCTATGAGCGGAGCGGGGCGGACCTGGTGCCGGTCGGCGTCAGCGGACCGGCGCGAAGCCTTGTCGGCACGCTGGTCACGCCGCTGGCGGGCTCCGCCGCAATGATGCTCGACCGCGCGGCACGCTGCGAAGTGCAATTGCTCTCCGGCGATTTCGTACTGGCGAGTGCCTCGCCGGAGATGCTGGCCAATGGCGCCAACCGTGCCCTGATCGGCGGCGAGGTGCTGCAATTCGCCTCCGCCCTACCGCTGGGCGGCGGGCGCTGGGAACTGCGCGGCCTCCTGCGCGGGCGGGGCGGGACGGAAGCGCAGGCCGCGGCCGGCCATGCGCCGGGCGCGGCCTTCATCCTGCTGGACGGCGCCCCGGTGGTAATCGACCCGGCCATGCTTAGCACCTCCAGCCAACCCGTGCTGGCGGCGATCGGCCTGGCCGACGCCGAGCCGGTGCTGTCCGAAACCGTCAACGCAGGCCTCTTCCTCCGTCCGCTCACCCCGGTGCATCCCTCGCTCCGCCGAACCGAGAACGGCCATGTCACGCTGCGCTGGACCCGCCGCGCGCGCGGGGCGTGGGGCTGGAACGACGGGGTGGACGTGCCGCTGGGCGAAGAGGCGGAGCGTTATCTGGTGGGCCTCGGCGACACCGGCGCGCCCGTGCTCCGCTGGGAAATCGGCGAACCAGTGCTGGAGTTCACGCCGGAGGCCTGGGCCGAACTCGCCGCCAGCCATGCCGGGCACAGCCTGTGGGTACGGCAGATCGGCAGCTTCGCGGTCTCCGATCCCTTGCAGCTCACCGTGGTCACCTGA
- a CDS encoding DUF2163 domain-containing protein, whose protein sequence is MSRTFFATELETVTTWWRVMRRDGVTLGFTAHDRDLWFDGVLHRAAPGMLPSAIRLTAGLELDSAEVSGALTHESISAPDLAAGRFDGAGVEIGLVDWESLERAALYRGTVGEVTEDAGRFDAELRSAKAELERDVVPRTSPTCRAEFCGPGCHLSVARFTHEATLAEMDAESGELCFAGIGAGATAAFDGGTLRWLDGPLPGLTLDIAGAAGDRLGVEGGADAIIPAGTRALLREGCDHTFATCRSRFANSVNFQGEPFLPGNDLLARYPTAGA, encoded by the coding sequence ATGAGCCGGACCTTTTTCGCCACGGAACTGGAGACCGTCACCACCTGGTGGCGCGTGATGCGGCGCGACGGGGTGACGCTCGGCTTCACCGCCCATGACCGCGACCTGTGGTTCGACGGCGTGCTGCACCGTGCCGCGCCGGGCATGCTGCCTTCGGCGATCCGCCTGACCGCCGGACTGGAGCTGGACAGCGCGGAGGTGAGCGGGGCGCTGACGCATGAGTCCATCTCCGCCCCCGATCTCGCGGCCGGTCGCTTCGACGGGGCCGGCGTGGAGATCGGGCTGGTGGACTGGGAGAGCCTCGAGCGCGCCGCGCTCTATCGCGGCACGGTGGGCGAGGTGACCGAGGACGCAGGGCGCTTCGATGCCGAGCTGCGCTCCGCCAAGGCGGAGCTGGAACGGGATGTGGTGCCACGCACCTCGCCCACCTGCCGAGCGGAGTTCTGCGGCCCCGGCTGCCATCTCAGCGTCGCGCGCTTCACGCATGAGGCTACGCTCGCGGAAATGGACGCCGAGAGCGGCGAGCTGTGCTTTGCCGGCATCGGCGCCGGGGCCACCGCGGCGTTCGACGGCGGAACCCTCCGCTGGCTGGATGGGCCGCTGCCGGGGCTGACGCTGGACATTGCCGGAGCGGCGGGGGACCGGCTCGGGGTCGAGGGCGGGGCGGATGCGATCATTCCTGCGGGCACGCGCGCCCTGCTGCGCGAAGGCTGCGACCACACCTTCGCCACCTGCCGCAGCCGTTTTGCCAATTCGGTGAATTTTCAGGGCGAGCCCTTCCTGCCCGGCAATGATCTGCTGGCCCGCTATCCCACGGCCGGCGCATGA
- a CDS encoding head-tail connector protein, which yields MKRAILEPPALAGVALDELKAWLAITTAHEDAALAALLATTLEVCEAYTGAMPLQARCEELIPAAARWQRLRTRPVQAIEAVEACAADGTRTPLPPADYEIDLDAEGGGLVRLLRAPTAPLLAVRFTAGLAAGWTALPEGLRHGMLRLAAHLFAARESDDPAALPPTTVAALWRPWRALRLA from the coding sequence ATGAAGCGGGCAATCCTGGAGCCCCCCGCGCTGGCCGGCGTGGCGCTCGACGAGCTGAAGGCGTGGCTCGCCATTACCACCGCGCATGAAGATGCGGCGCTGGCCGCGCTGCTCGCCACCACGCTGGAGGTGTGCGAGGCCTATACCGGCGCCATGCCGCTGCAGGCGCGCTGCGAGGAGCTGATCCCCGCCGCCGCCCGCTGGCAGCGCCTGCGCACCCGCCCGGTGCAGGCGATCGAGGCGGTGGAGGCCTGCGCCGCCGACGGCACGCGCACGCCCCTGCCGCCTGCGGATTACGAGATCGACCTCGATGCCGAAGGCGGTGGGCTGGTGCGCCTGCTGCGCGCCCCTACCGCCCCGCTGCTGGCGGTGCGCTTCACCGCCGGGCTGGCCGCCGGCTGGACTGCCCTGCCGGAGGGGTTGCGCCACGGCATGCTACGGCTGGCCGCGCATCTCTTCGCCGCGCGGGAGAGCGACGATCCGGCAGCCCTGCCGCCCACCACCGTGGCGGCGCTGTGGCGGCCCTGGCGCGCGCTGCGTCTGGCATGA
- a CDS encoding phage tail assembly chaperone, translating into MSGANPLRGEAAIMLAGTERLLRPSFTALVAAEEELGPLFALVERAGAGQLRLAGIVPRTLGWRVADFWAATPAEIAAVLAPPASPADPLTRGEMHRLMERESDG; encoded by the coding sequence ATGAGCGGGGCGAACCCCCTGCGGGGCGAAGCGGCGATCATGCTCGCCGGAACCGAACGCCTGCTGCGCCCCAGCTTCACTGCCCTGGTCGCGGCGGAGGAAGAGCTGGGGCCGCTGTTCGCGCTGGTGGAGCGCGCCGGGGCGGGGCAGCTGCGGCTGGCCGGTATCGTGCCGCGCACGCTGGGCTGGCGGGTGGCGGATTTCTGGGCCGCCACCCCGGCGGAAATCGCCGCCGTGCTGGCCCCGCCGGCTTCCCCAGCCGACCCGCTGACCCGCGGCGAGATGCACCGCCTGATGGAGCGCGAAAGCGATGGATGA
- a CDS encoding DUF2460 domain-containing protein, with the protein MAFWLAQRRDGQQTDFIQRFDPRFWTVDFPRPEMASVVTTGADSLRVEVEFHRQGALAGLIWDSADRWSHPLLAYDTDRDYARTTLRFRWRCAGVLPLDAVNGPTLTVEGRDAAGQPRAWYVRLWNYATGSPEDARIALPFSALADGWEGDGDPVHPADIDRMFISLTPPGHVRGSTALLAARVNGWVELSEIACEGDRPLLTIGDALLPPHDVGMATAYDDCYNQTPARLLRTLRWLGYRGSILHYVGMSHFFRLAPQGAALLAEGAGTLCRPAEEWHRSFFTAARDAGMEVICSLSYELFAEHCPEDWQQRTHDGEAARTGWDPPSALLSPANAGAMAWLQAVARRFTALLREAGLPVHFQIGEPWWWVTGDGRICLYDAAARAALGPDAPAITDMRGLLDSAQIALLDRAGDCLAQSTAALAAAVRAEAGGPARLHLLTFTPTILAADMPELHRANLPPGWAWPAFDRLQLEDYDWLTAGAEAARRAAYRFVQDRLSYPLEAQDYLAGFVLNAADADPFWRRIDAGLEEAAARGVGRLFLWALPQVCRDGYTRLAPTQDDETMQAFDDVPYPLALGRETGVSPEFSTTIAVTASGHERRNSLWADARLRFDVGPGIRSEEELAVLIAFFRARRGAARGFRLSDPFDFSSNGMIGASTMLDQRIGTGDGLTASFRLVKLYGEGEEAQQRIITRPRPGTIRIAVGGQPALAWTLHDGGWITFSAAPPAGAAITAGFLFDVPVRFEEDRLDITAAAFAAGEAPSVPLIELREAV; encoded by the coding sequence ATGGCATTCTGGCTGGCGCAGAGGCGCGACGGACAGCAGACCGATTTCATCCAACGGTTCGATCCCCGTTTCTGGACGGTGGATTTCCCCCGCCCGGAAATGGCCAGCGTCGTCACCACGGGCGCGGATTCGCTGCGCGTGGAGGTGGAGTTCCACCGGCAGGGCGCGCTCGCCGGGCTGATCTGGGACAGCGCGGACCGGTGGAGCCACCCGCTGCTCGCCTATGACACCGATCGCGATTACGCGCGGACGACGCTGCGCTTCCGCTGGCGGTGCGCCGGCGTGCTGCCGCTCGATGCCGTGAACGGGCCGACGCTGACGGTGGAAGGCCGCGATGCCGCGGGGCAGCCGCGCGCCTGGTATGTCCGCCTGTGGAACTACGCGACGGGCAGCCCCGAGGATGCAAGGATCGCGCTGCCCTTCTCCGCCCTCGCCGACGGCTGGGAGGGAGACGGCGATCCGGTCCACCCGGCGGATATCGACCGCATGTTCATCTCGCTCACGCCGCCGGGCCATGTGCGCGGCAGCACGGCCCTGCTGGCCGCGCGCGTCAACGGCTGGGTGGAACTGAGCGAAATCGCCTGCGAGGGCGACCGGCCGCTGCTGACCATCGGCGATGCGCTCCTGCCGCCGCACGATGTGGGCATGGCGACCGCCTATGACGATTGTTACAATCAGACACCCGCCCGCCTGCTGCGCACACTGCGCTGGCTCGGCTATCGCGGCAGCATCCTGCACTATGTGGGCATGAGCCATTTCTTCCGCCTCGCCCCACAAGGCGCGGCGCTGCTGGCGGAAGGCGCGGGCACGCTGTGCCGCCCGGCCGAGGAATGGCACCGCAGCTTCTTCACCGCCGCGCGGGATGCCGGGATGGAGGTGATCTGCTCGCTCTCCTACGAACTGTTCGCCGAGCATTGCCCCGAGGACTGGCAGCAGCGCACGCATGACGGGGAAGCCGCGCGCACCGGCTGGGATCCGCCCTCCGCCCTGCTCTCGCCCGCCAATGCCGGCGCCATGGCATGGCTGCAGGCGGTGGCGCGGCGGTTCACCGCCCTGCTGCGCGAGGCGGGCCTGCCGGTGCACTTCCAGATTGGCGAGCCGTGGTGGTGGGTGACGGGCGACGGCCGGATCTGCCTGTATGACGCGGCGGCGCGCGCCGCGCTGGGCCCCGATGCGCCGGCCATCACCGATATGCGCGGGCTGCTGGATAGTGCGCAGATCGCGCTGCTCGACCGCGCGGGCGACTGTCTGGCTCAATCCACCGCCGCACTGGCCGCCGCCGTGCGCGCCGAAGCGGGTGGCCCCGCCCGGCTGCACCTGCTGACCTTCACGCCCACCATTCTGGCGGCGGACATGCCCGAACTCCACCGCGCCAACCTGCCGCCCGGCTGGGCCTGGCCGGCCTTCGACCGGCTGCAGCTGGAGGATTACGACTGGCTCACGGCGGGCGCGGAGGCGGCGCGGCGCGCAGCCTATCGCTTCGTGCAGGATCGGCTTTCCTATCCGCTGGAGGCGCAGGATTACCTCGCCGGCTTCGTGCTGAATGCCGCCGATGCGGATCCGTTCTGGCGGCGGATCGACGCGGGGCTGGAGGAAGCGGCGGCGCGCGGCGTCGGCCGCCTGTTCCTCTGGGCGCTGCCGCAGGTCTGCCGCGACGGATACACCCGCCTCGCCCCCACGCAGGATGATGAGACCATGCAAGCCTTCGACGATGTGCCCTACCCGCTCGCGCTGGGCCGCGAGACCGGGGTGAGCCCGGAATTTTCCACCACGATCGCCGTCACGGCATCCGGGCACGAACGGCGCAACAGCCTGTGGGCCGATGCGCGGCTGCGCTTCGATGTCGGCCCCGGCATCCGCTCCGAAGAGGAACTGGCGGTGCTGATCGCCTTCTTCCGCGCCCGGCGGGGGGCGGCACGCGGCTTCCGCCTGTCCGATCCGTTCGACTTCAGCTCCAACGGCATGATCGGCGCGTCCACCATGCTGGACCAGCGCATCGGCACGGGCGACGGGCTGACCGCCAGTTTCCGGCTGGTGAAGCTCTATGGCGAAGGGGAGGAGGCGCAGCAGCGGATCATCACGCGCCCCCGGCCGGGCACGATCCGCATCGCCGTGGGCGGCCAGCCGGCGCTCGCCTGGACGCTGCATGACGGCGGCTGGATCACCTTCTCCGCCGCGCCCCCCGCCGGGGCAGCGATCACCGCCGGCTTTCTGTTCGACGTGCCCGTGCGGTTCGAGGAGGACCGGCTGGACATCACCGCCGCCGCCTTCGCCGCGGGCGAGGCGCCGTCTGTCCCCCTGATCGAATTGCGCGAGGCGGTATGA